A genomic segment from Mobula hypostoma chromosome 20, sMobHyp1.1, whole genome shotgun sequence encodes:
- the LOC134359246 gene encoding C-type lectin BpLec-like, which translates to MLLLLFLLLSTLANSDGEGTNNSLVLKRTQRDLQNYRLSRGPCDENWFYFPPLNSCYWFFSDIKTWMAAEEFCNQLPHSGHLASVSSSIHNFISDVVSAVDESKKWTWIGLNDIGKEGTFTWIDGTSYTYRKWSANEPNHSEDNEDCVQMYCFSDEKVWYDQGCEDAESFVCAYNLHCI; encoded by the exons GGACAAACAATTCCTTGGTTCTGAAGAGGACTCAGCGGGACCTTCAAAACTATAGACTATCCAGAGGACCCTGTGATGAAAACTGGTTTTATTTTCCTCCCTTAAACTCCTGTTACTGGTTTTTCAGTGACATTAAGACATGGATGGCAGCTGAG GAGTTCTGTAATCAGCTCCCACATTCTGGACATCTGGCATCTGTGTCCTCAAGCATTCATAACTTCATTTCTGACGTGGTCAGTGCTGTGGATGAAAGCAAAAAATGGACATGGATTGGCCTGAACGACATAGGGAAG GAAGGCACTTTCACATGGATTGATGGAACTTCCTACACTTATAGAAAATGGTCTGCAAATGAACCCAATCATAGTGAAGACAATGAAGACTGTGTGCAAATGTATTGTTTTTCAG ATGAGAAAGTTTGGTATGATCAAGGCTGTGAAGACGCTGAAAGTTTTGTTTGTGCCTACAACCTTCACTGTATTTAG